One stretch of Macrotis lagotis isolate mMagLag1 chromosome 7, bilby.v1.9.chrom.fasta, whole genome shotgun sequence DNA includes these proteins:
- the NPVF gene encoding LOW QUALITY PROTEIN: pro-FMRFamide-related neuropeptide VF (The sequence of the model RefSeq protein was modified relative to this genomic sequence to represent the inferred CDS: substituted 1 base at 1 genomic stop codon), which translates to MEIISLKLFVILTLATSILLASKSVCADESVMSNLQAWEHYDEYLKSIGYPKEKKQRSLTPEGYQQWHPNTIHKVLNLIMYKSPQPMPHLPLRFGRSFEEEKRFEPVVNLPLRLGRNFDGSISRRIPNLPQRFGRAAIESVMESIIHLPQRWPRSPSAEQPSYPTANQPQXLQAADKRESLDFNDYFTKKSVDNEVSQKEWKGWRETPDPKLM; encoded by the exons ATGGAAATCATCTCATTAAAGCTATTTGTCATATTGACTCTGGCCACTTCAATCCTGTTAGCTTCGAAGTCTGTCTGTGCCGATGAATCTGTGATGTCCAATCTTCAGGCCTGGGAACATTATGATGAATATTTAAAG tCAATAGGATACCCCAAAGAGAAGAAGCAAAGGAGCCTCACCCCTGAAGGATATCAGCAATGGCATCCCAATACCATCCACAAAGTGCTGAACCTGATAATGTACAAGTCGCCCCAGCCGATGCCCCATCTACCCCTCAGATTCGGACGGTcctttgaagaagaaaagaggttTGAACCTGTGGTCAACTTGCCCCTTAGGTTGGGAAGAAATTTTGATGGTAGTATCTCAAGGCGCATCCCTAACTTGCCGCAGAGATTTGGAAGAGCAGCTATCGAGAGTGTCATGGAATCCATCATCCATTTACCACAAAGGTGGCCAAGGTCACCATCTGCAGAGCAACCAAGTTATCCCACGGCCAACCAACCTCAGTAACTCCAGGCTGCTGATAAAAGGGA GTCTCTGGACTTTAATGATTACTTCACTAAGAAATCTGTTGATAATGAAGTGAGTCAAAAGGAGTGGAAGGGCTGGAGAGAAACCCCTGATCCCAAGCTCATGTGA